In the Symmachiella macrocystis genome, AGTCCGTCGGGTGCCAATGCAGGACCAGTTAGCAGCGGCACCCGGCATTCTGTTAGCTTTTCACCGTGAACAGAGTTGCGTATCCTCTACCGGTGGACAATTATGACGATCGACACAACGAATTTGACGTGTCCGAGTTGGGCACGTCGAATTGTGGTGGGCATCTTGATCGCAAGCTGCGGTGGCTGTGCGAGACAAATGGGTGTAACCATGATTCCGCCGGATGCATTGACCGAGAGCGCGCTCACCGTCCTAGAGCAGAGGATCCGAAGTTATCACAGCAACCATGGAACTCTGCCGCCGGACCTCCACAGCTTGCCACTTCAACCCGAAAAATCGAACGACCTGAGCGATGGGTGGGATCGTCCTATCGAATTCACACGCGAGAGCGATTCTTTATGCTACATCCGCTCTCTAGGGGCCGACGGTGAAATTGGCGGAACTGGAGACAATTCCGACGTCGTAAGAACCGTCAACGTGGGACTTTCCCACGAATAATGCGTCCCAGTCGCCCGTGCAACTGCCACTCGAACCGGTGAACTGAGACGAAGCATCGAAGTGGTCACAGAACACACGGACTGGTGCGATTCTCGAAACCGTGTTAGCAGCAATCCGGCATCTAGCGTCTTTCCGCTAACGACTGCGTGCCGGATTCTCAGAGCATCTTGGTGATATGATAGTGTTGGTCTTCTGAAATCTCGACTTCTGCCAAGTTGCCTGCTTTTTCAATCATGCGTTTGCAATCCGCATTCAGATTCCGCAGCAGCAGACATTTGTTTTCCTGGCGATACCGTTCAGCCAGCTTGTGGATGGCTTCCATCGCAGACTGATCGTAAACGCGTGAAAAGTAGAAATCGATGGCGACCACATCGGGGTCGTTCGCCGGATCGACGATTTCGCGGAGGCTGGTGACCGAGGCGAAGAAGAGCGGGCCGTGCAGCTGATAGACTTTTTTGTCATCTTCAAAGTGAATATCAGCCATCAAGTGCGTCGCATGATGCCAGGCAAAAATGAGTGCCTGCACGACAATCCCCAGTAACACGGCAATCGCCAAGTTGTGAAACAAGACGGTGTAGCCAGCCACGAGCACCATCACCAGCACATCGCTTTTGGGAATACGATTCCAGGTGTGCAGCGTACTCCATTCAAACGTGCCGATCACGACCATGAACATCACGCCGACCAAGGCTGCCATGGGAACCAGGGAGATCACCGGTTTTAACAGCACGACCATCGTCATTAAGCCGATCGCAGCCACAACACCGGACAGCCGCCCACGTCCCCCGGAATTAACGTTGATCAAAGATTGACCAATCATCGCACAGCCCCCCATGCCGCCAAACAGTCCACAGACGATATTAGCAGCGCCTTGCCCGATGCATTCGCGATTTCCATAGCCGCGCGTGTCGGTGATTTCATCGATCAAGGTGAGCGTCATCAACGATTCGATCAATCCCACCCCGGCCAGAATTAGAGAAAACGGCAGGATAATCCCCAATGTTTCCCATGTCATGGGAGCGAGCACGTAGCGAGAATCGAGAAAAAACAACATCGGCAACGGCTCTGCTGTGGGCTTGACTGATGCAATCGTCGCCTCGACCTGTTCGGGGCTTAACACCGACAGCGGAGCGACCGCCTGCGCGTCCAATTCAGCAACAGTCGCATTTTGACTGTGAACTACCACCGCAGCCTCATGAACGGCTTTGGCCTTCAAATTGTTCATCATCAGGTCGTCAACAGTCTGGACTGCATGGGCCTGTCCGGTAGGCAACCAGTTTTGAGGCGCGTATTGATTGATTCCAACAGAAATCATGGAGACGGCCAGAATGGCAGCCAGAGAACTGGGCACAGCCTTGGTCAGTTTGGGGAGCAACACAATGATTGCCATCGTCAAGACGACGAGGCCGATCATGATCATCAAGGGCGCGCCTTGCAGGTACGTCATTGCCCCGTCAGCGCCCAACGTCTTGAAACTCCCCAGCTGAGCGAGACCAATCACAATGGCCAAACCATTGACGAAGCCCAGCATGACCGAATGCGGTACGAGCCGAATCAGTTTTCCTAAGCGGAGCACGCCGACGGTGATCTGTAACAATCCGCAGAGAATGACAGCGGGAAACAGGTATTGGATACCATGCAGGGCGACAAGGGACACGACCACGACCGCCATCGCTCCCGTCGCTCCGGAAATCATTCCCGGCCGCCCGCCTGCCAATGAAGTGACCAAGCCGATGAAGAATGCGGAATACAATCCCACGGTTGGGGGAATTCCAGCAACAAAGGCGAACGCGACAGCTTCGGGGACCAATGCTAAGGCCACCGTCAAACCCGATAAAATGTCATCCTTGACCGAAGCGGTGTGCTTCGAAAAAAACTGTAACATCAATACTCCAAAAAAATTCTCGGAATCAATCTGTCTGTCGCACGCGAGCGTTATTCAGACTTTCCTCGCCAATACTGAAAAATGGGCGCATTTGGAGCCATTCATTCTGGCGCCAAAGCGGTTTGGTATTTCGGGTTCGCACTGAAGCCAACCTGCCCATACCGGGTCACACAACACTATTTTTTAGCCGTTCCATGCGAACGGAACCTTGCAACGTAAACGCTGCATTGGATGCCGACAAACGTCGAAAGGAAGTGCTGTTGGAGGACCAAACGGGAGCATTGATGGTGCATTCGCGCCCCAAATTTTTGTCTCAACGACTCCACCGCCGCATCCTACTGCATCACGGAACTCTTCAGAAGAGAAATTGCGCAGGAACTTTGAAAATAGCTCCCTCTTCGAGTTCGCATCTCCCCTGATTATGCACTTATGCAGTGATAAGAACGCTTCTTCTTTTTTCTGGGAAAGTTCTTTCTTATTGCTGAAGTCCGGCTCAACGGGGGAGTTGTTGCAGCAAGTCGATCCCGAAATATTAGCGATAGACGGTGATCAGAGTGAGCGGCCGATGATATATCCGTGCGGATCCACCTGGTCCCGCAAGGCGTCGAGTTGATCGCTCGTGGGCAGAGCAGTCGTTGCCAGTTGTTCGGCAACATCGATATCAAACGACGTTCTGCTGCGGACCGCTTCTAACGTCACGCCCGGGTGCAGCGACTCGACTTGCATCCGCTTCGTGTCCGGGTGAAAACCGAGGATGGCCAAGTCGGTGATGACTTTGTGCGGCCCGGTCCCGGGTGGCAGCCCGGCCGCTTCGCGGGCTCCTGGGCCATCGAGGTACCCGGCGGTCGTCACATAATCGACTCGCTCCACGAATCGTCGAGGATCGTGCGGCGTGATGACCAACGTTTTTCGGCACAGCGACCCGAGATCATTAGCGCCACCGCTGCCCGGCAACCGCACCGCCGGCGTGTCGTAATCGCCGATGACTGTGGAATTGAGATTGCCATAACGATCGATCTGCGCCCCTCCCAAAAAGGTGTAGTCGACCATTCCCCGTTGGCAGGTTTCCATAATGTCCGCCATGCTGGTCGCCATCAGACCTTGGTAAAACGTGCGAGAATCCCCCACGCTGATCGGCATCCGCGGCAATCGCGGCCCAACGCCCCCCGCTTCGAACATCAACGTCAATTTGGGAGCCGTCGTCAATTGCGCCAGCATCGCCGCCGCACAGGGCGCTCCGGTCCCCACAACCACCAAAGCGCCATCTTCGAGCAATCCAGCCGCCGTGCAGATCATTTGTTCGATGGGTGTGTAGGTCTTTGTGGTCATGGTTGCTGCTTTGGGGAAAAGGGGGCCTCGCGCAAAGACGCAAAGGCGCAAAGAAAAAGAAAGAAAAAGAGAAACAGTAAATCATTGCATTGATAGGCAGGAGGTTACTCTATCAGCTTATTGACGAGTCGAACCAGTCCGTCTTTCATCAACGGAGCCCCGAAGTTCAATAGTAAGCCCAATCGCTTCTTTGCTAGTTTGAGGTATGTTAACAGTTGTTTCTTATGGACCGGCAAGAGTGTTTCAATCGATTTTAGTTCCAAAATCACTTTGTCGTTGACGATCAAGTCCGCCACAAAAGCTCCTTCGAACTGGATGGAATCGTAGGTCACTGGAATTAGAACCTGCCGCTGCACAGATAGTCCCCGTTTTTTCAACTCGTGCTCAATACACGTCTCGTAGACAACCTCGAACAACCCTGGTCCAAGAGTGGAATGGACCTTTATCGCAGCATCTACCACTTGAGTAGCAATTTCGTTTTCAGTCAATTCAGGCATTGTCATTTCCCTATATTCGCTCGTAAATACTTGGAACGAAACTTGGTTCTTTGCGTCTTGGCGTCTTTGCGCGAGTCCTTTAAGCAGAAGGCACCAAGGCCACGGCGCGGCACCAGCCGGCGCTGGCGGCTTTGATTTTTACGGGGAGGCATGAGACGTAGAATCCGTGTGGTTGGGGGAGTTGATCGAGATTGGCCAGTTTTTCGATTTGACAATATTCCGCTGTGATGCCGGCGAAATGCGCCGGCCAGATGTGTCGGCCGTCGCCCGTTTTTTTGTAGTCCGCGACCATGTTGGCAAATGGACGGTCGAGCGTATAGGCGTCGATGCCGATCACCCGTACCCCCTGCTCCACCAACCAGAGCACCCCCTCGCGTCCCAAACCGGGTTGCTGGAAATAGGCGGCTGAATCGATCCGCTTATCCGCGTCAGTGCGAAGCATCACGATGTCCAGCGGCTGAAGCGTGTATTCAATCCGCTCCAGTTCTGCTTGAAGATGCGCGACGGTAATTTCTTCGCCATCAGGCACATTACGTACGTCGAGAACGACTCCGGATGCGAAACACCACTCAAGCGGCACATCGTCGATCGTTCGCGCCGGTTCGCCAGCTGATGTTGCACCGTAGTGGTAAGGGGCATCGACGTGCGTTCCGCTATGGGTGATCGCCTGCACCTGCTCCACCGCCCAGCCCTGCCCCTCGGAATAGACAAGGTCCTCCGGTGGGATGCCGAAGAACTGCTGCATCTGCGCCAAGCCCTCACCTGCGTGGTCGAAATAGTGAATTTGCGCGGGCAGCGGTTCGCTGGGAGCATTGTGTTCCAAGGGGACGCTGAGGTCGATCATTTTGCAATTGTCAAACATGGTGACTCACATCGTTTTCAGACTGGAAAAGAGACGGATTGCCCAAGGTGTTGTGATCCGAGCACGTTGAAACATGATGGCCATGCCGTTCCGCGAAAACAACGACGATCCGGGATTTCAGGTGTGTCCTCGCTAGCCAGATCGCGCATCGCCACAACAGTCGTGCTTGCTGTCCTGGAGAGGATGTGGGTTTCGGCGGTGGATTTCTCTGAGATCGGCGATGAGAAAACGTTTCTAAGTGCCTCAGAAGCAACAAATTCCGGGTAAACAGCGAACTTGTTGACCGTTGTGCGTGTCCGACAAGTCGGCGTAAGTTACTTGGTTGGAAAACTTTGCGCACATTTCACCACCGGGCCGTATTGTGTGAATTGCTCGTATTTGGGGGGAGGACCTGGTTCCACACTTTCCCCCTGGGTATTCGCAAAGTAAAATGCTCATAGGTTCGCGCACCGTCGCGATGGATTAGAAAGCCTCTTGGTAGGGAAGCATGACCGAAACGACCATATCGTTTCTCGATCCGAGCCAAATACTGGTTTTGTTCGGAGCGCGCGATCAACACCTCCGCCGTGTGCGGGAATCGACCGGCGTCGAGGTGACCGTTCAAGGGGATGAAATCCATCTCAAGGGAACCGAAGAGCAGATCCGTCGAGGTCTCGCTACTTTTGGGGAACTGCGGGAAATCATCGCAACGAAGGGGCACTTGGACGAGTCTGACGTCTCCGAAGTACTCGGTGAATCCAACGGGGACTCAGAAAAACACGAAGAGATCGACCTGCTCGAGAAGGCACGGAGCGTCGTCCCCCGAACCAAAGGCCAAGCGGAATACATTACTGCGATTCGTGACCACGACGTCGTGTTTTGTACCGGACCGGCCGGTTGCGGCAAAACTTATCTCTCAGTGGCCATGGCTGTGAATGCA is a window encoding:
- a CDS encoding GxxExxY protein, translating into MTENEIATQVVDAAIKVHSTLGPGLFEVVYETCIEHELKKRGLSVQRQVLIPVTYDSIQFEGAFVADLIVNDKVILELKSIETLLPVHKKQLLTYLKLAKKRLGLLLNFGAPLMKDGLVRLVNKLIE
- a CDS encoding SulP family inorganic anion transporter produces the protein MLQFFSKHTASVKDDILSGLTVALALVPEAVAFAFVAGIPPTVGLYSAFFIGLVTSLAGGRPGMISGATGAMAVVVVSLVALHGIQYLFPAVILCGLLQITVGVLRLGKLIRLVPHSVMLGFVNGLAIVIGLAQLGSFKTLGADGAMTYLQGAPLMIMIGLVVLTMAIIVLLPKLTKAVPSSLAAILAVSMISVGINQYAPQNWLPTGQAHAVQTVDDLMMNNLKAKAVHEAAVVVHSQNATVAELDAQAVAPLSVLSPEQVEATIASVKPTAEPLPMLFFLDSRYVLAPMTWETLGIILPFSLILAGVGLIESLMTLTLIDEITDTRGYGNRECIGQGAANIVCGLFGGMGGCAMIGQSLINVNSGGRGRLSGVVAAIGLMTMVVLLKPVISLVPMAALVGVMFMVVIGTFEWSTLHTWNRIPKSDVLVMVLVAGYTVLFHNLAIAVLLGIVVQALIFAWHHATHLMADIHFEDDKKVYQLHGPLFFASVTSLREIVDPANDPDVVAIDFYFSRVYDQSAMEAIHKLAERYRQENKCLLLRNLNADCKRMIEKAGNLAEVEISEDQHYHITKML
- a CDS encoding cyclase family protein; this translates as MFDNCKMIDLSVPLEHNAPSEPLPAQIHYFDHAGEGLAQMQQFFGIPPEDLVYSEGQGWAVEQVQAITHSGTHVDAPYHYGATSAGEPARTIDDVPLEWCFASGVVLDVRNVPDGEEITVAHLQAELERIEYTLQPLDIVMLRTDADKRIDSAAYFQQPGLGREGVLWLVEQGVRVIGIDAYTLDRPFANMVADYKKTGDGRHIWPAHFAGITAEYCQIEKLANLDQLPQPHGFYVSCLPVKIKAASAGWCRAVALVPSA
- a CDS encoding CoA-transferase subunit beta, whose product is MTTKTYTPIEQMICTAAGLLEDGALVVVGTGAPCAAAMLAQLTTAPKLTLMFEAGGVGPRLPRMPISVGDSRTFYQGLMATSMADIMETCQRGMVDYTFLGGAQIDRYGNLNSTVIGDYDTPAVRLPGSGGANDLGSLCRKTLVITPHDPRRFVERVDYVTTAGYLDGPGAREAAGLPPGTGPHKVITDLAILGFHPDTKRMQVESLHPGVTLEAVRSRTSFDIDVAEQLATTALPTSDQLDALRDQVDPHGYIIGRSL